DNA from Arthrobacter sp. SLBN-112:
AGGGCCTTCTCGCGCTGCCGCTCCTGAAACAGCGCCTCGGCCGTTGGCTTGTAGTCGAAATACTTCGTTTTCCCGTCGAATTCCAGTGCCACCTTCTTTTCCTTCCAGGCGAAATCCAGCCGGTACTTGCCAGCTCGTGTAGCTACCTGGACCTGGGGCTCCGGCAGGGGAAGCTTCAGCCGTGTCAGGAGTTCGCGGGTGAGTGTCTCACCGGCTGACTCCGAACGTGGATCTGCGTGGGCGAGCGCCAGCCGGAGGGTCCGGATGCCGCGGCGTCCCTGCAGGCCCTCAGCCATACATCCCATGAGGGCTTTGTCAGCACCGAGCCGGAGGGCGTGGTCCGTCAGGACCAGTGCCTGCCGGTAACCCAGCATCATGGCGCAATCCACTACCGTCCGCTCCAGCGAGGTCGCCCGGAGGCCACTGAGAGTCACCACCTCCGCAGCGGTCCAAGGCCGGGTATGGCCCCGGACGTCCTTGCCGAGCCGCTCACTGGAAGGGTTCCCCGGCAGCAGAAGGTGGACCAGGTCATCAACATCCCACAGATACAAACTGTGCAGCCGGGCCGCAGAGGTGTGGCTGTACACATAGCCGCCCGCTGAAGTGGTCAGCGTCGCGTGCGCATGGGCGCGAATCAGCTGCCTGCTACGGACGGGACCTGTCTGCTTCTCCCACAGTTCAGCGCGGATGTAGCAGCCGTGGCGAAGGCGGACCAGCTTCCCGTGGCGGACCAAGGCCTTGATGGCCCGGGAATTGAGTCCACTCTCGTGTAATTGCCCCGTCCGCCACAGGTTGGCGGTGCTCGGAAGGGAGGGGAGACGGACTGGCTGCTGTGGTGTCATCCCGACAGGATCCTGCCGCTGCGGCAGCTCCGAAAGGCGCCGCCGTCGTCATGTGGAAAACACGCCATGGCCGGCCTGCCTCCCGGGATCGCCGGAACCCGTCCGGCTCGCCGCAACGTTCCGGCGAGCCGGCCGCTTTCCGGCGAGTTCGACGGCGGACCGCGGGCTCAGCCCTTCAGCGTCCCGTCCAGCAGAGCCCGCATCTCCCTGAAGTGCCGCTCGGTGGCCTCGGGATGGAAAGCCGAGGTATCCGCCATCGTGTACCCGTGCGGCGCCCCCGCGTAGATTTCGTTGGAGGCCTCAAGCCCCGCTGACTGGAGCGCTTCGCCCAACCGGACGACGGCGTCGGGAGCCATGCTGCGGTCGTTGTCCGCGTGGCCGAACACGAACCGCGCGCGTGCATCCTTGAGCCCCAGGTGCGGGCTGTCCGGTTCGTGCGTGGCCAGGCCGCCGGCGTGGAAACCGCCGCATGCCGCCACCACGTCCGGGTGGGACGTTGCGGTGCGGACGGCGAGCCGGGCGCCCATGCAGTAGCCCACGGTGCCGATGGGACCGGGTGCCACGCCGTCGAGGCCTGCCAAGGCCGAAACCCAGGCATCGATGTCCAGCAGCGCCTTGTCCGGCGTCAGGCGGCCAACCCGCGGAAAAGCGGCCTTGCCGGCGGCTTCCCGGCCTTCCTGGCTGGTCATGTCCGTGGCGGGGGCGAGTTCCGCGGCCGTTCCTTCACGGTAGAAAACGTTCGGTGCCAGCACCACATAGCCCCAGTCGGCGATGCGCTGCGCCATCTCCTGGATCCGGGGGCGCAGGCCGAAGGCATCCATGTAGAGGATGACGCCGGGAAAAGGGCCGGTTCCGGTGGACGGGCGGGCCACCAGGGCCTCTGCGGTGCCTTCTGCGGCAGGGATTTCGATGGGCATCCGCCCACACTACCGGAGGCCTAGGAGTAGTACCGGCCCAGGGTTTCTGCCTTGAAATCGAAGAAGGTGCCGGACTCGATGGCCAGCCGGGCATCGTCCACCATCTTCACCACGAACCGCTCGTTGTGGATGGAGATCAGGGTGGCGGACAGCATCTCCTTGGCCTTGAACAGGTGGTGGATGTAGGCCCGGGAGTAGTTGGCGCAGGCGTAGCAGTCGCAGCCGTCCTGCAACGGCCCGAAATCGCGTTTGTACTTGGCGCCGGAGAGGTTGAACCGGCCGTAGGGGGTGTAGAACGCGGAGTTCCGGGCCACCCGGGTGGGGGAGACGCAGTCAAAGGTGTCGGCGCCGTTTTCGATGGCCGTGAAAATGTCGTCCGGCTCGGAAATGCCCAGCAGGTGGCGTGGTTTGTCCTCCGGCAGTTCCTCGTTGCACCACCGGACGATGGTGCCCAGGTTCTCCTTTTCCAGAGCGCCACCGATACCGAAGCCATCGAACGGCAT
Protein-coding regions in this window:
- a CDS encoding type IV toxin-antitoxin system AbiEi family antitoxin domain-containing protein → MTPQQPVRLPSLPSTANLWRTGQLHESGLNSRAIKALVRHGKLVRLRHGCYIRAELWEKQTGPVRSRQLIRAHAHATLTTSAGGYVYSHTSAARLHSLYLWDVDDLVHLLLPGNPSSERLGKDVRGHTRPWTAAEVVTLSGLRATSLERTVVDCAMMLGYRQALVLTDHALRLGADKALMGCMAEGLQGRRGIRTLRLALAHADPRSESAGETLTRELLTRLKLPLPEPQVQVATRAGKYRLDFAWKEKKVALEFDGKTKYFDYKPTAEALFQERQREKALTENGWTFVRMTWADLFREHEFKSRILAALQR
- a CDS encoding dienelactone hydrolase family protein, yielding MPIEIPAAEGTAEALVARPSTGTGPFPGVILYMDAFGLRPRIQEMAQRIADWGYVVLAPNVFYREGTAAELAPATDMTSQEGREAAGKAAFPRVGRLTPDKALLDIDAWVSALAGLDGVAPGPIGTVGYCMGARLAVRTATSHPDVVAACGGFHAGGLATHEPDSPHLGLKDARARFVFGHADNDRSMAPDAVVRLGEALQSAGLEASNEIYAGAPHGYTMADTSAFHPEATERHFREMRALLDGTLKG